The Desulfonatronum sp. SC1 genome includes a window with the following:
- a CDS encoding FAD/NAD(P)-binding protein, translated as MNQNPKHSPLMANPYLPEIGTIIETIQETHNIKTFRIVLGSEERMQNFHYEPGQVGQLSVFGIGEATFVINSPPTRKEYLQFSVMRAGEVTTKLHSLSKGDRIGVRAPLGNHFPYESMKGKDVVFIGGGIGMAPLRTLLLFMLDNREDYGKISVLYGARSPQDMAFSYELPEWLERKDMETVLTIDREAEGWEHKVGLIPNVLLDMAPKPKKAVAVTCGPPIMIKFTLQALKKLGFKDDQIVTTLEKRMKCGVGICGRCNIGTKYVCVDGPVFTYEQLRELPNEL; from the coding sequence ATGAACCAGAATCCGAAACATTCGCCTCTGATGGCCAATCCCTATCTGCCGGAGATCGGCACAATCATTGAGACGATCCAGGAGACGCACAACATCAAAACCTTCCGGATCGTCCTGGGCAGCGAAGAGCGGATGCAAAACTTCCACTACGAGCCGGGACAGGTAGGTCAGTTGTCCGTGTTCGGCATCGGCGAGGCCACCTTCGTGATTAACTCCCCGCCCACGCGCAAGGAGTACCTGCAGTTCAGCGTGATGCGCGCCGGCGAGGTGACCACCAAGCTACATTCCCTGTCCAAGGGCGACCGGATCGGTGTGCGCGCCCCGCTGGGTAATCACTTTCCTTACGAGTCCATGAAGGGCAAGGACGTCGTCTTCATTGGCGGCGGAATCGGCATGGCCCCGCTGCGCACCTTGCTGCTGTTCATGCTCGACAACCGCGAGGACTACGGCAAGATCAGCGTGCTGTACGGCGCACGCAGCCCCCAGGACATGGCTTTCAGCTACGAACTGCCCGAATGGCTGGAGCGCAAGGACATGGAGACCGTGTTGACCATCGACCGGGAGGCCGAGGGCTGGGAGCACAAGGTGGGGCTGATCCCCAACGTGCTGCTGGACATGGCCCCCAAACCCAAAAAAGCCGTGGCCGTGACCTGCGGCCCGCCGATCATGATCAAGTTCACCCTTCAGGCTTTGAAGAAGCTGGGTTTCAAGGATGATCAGATCGTCACTACCCTGGAGAAGCGCATGAAATGCGGCGTGGGCATCTGCGGACGCTGCAACATCGGCACGAAATACGTCTGCGTGGACGGGCCGGTGTTTACCTACGAACAATTGCGCGAACTGCCCAATGAACTTTGA
- a CDS encoding 4Fe-4S dicluster domain-containing protein, translated as MAEAKFIANDKLTAWLDELSATMRVLAPTRQGDAMVFAPYVPGQNVEMGQEATAPPKSAVFPASEDLLRYDYRKNPEDLGQVDVELLPTITPEPTLVFGSRPCGARGFLVFDRVYDGAKYKDPYYLARREATVFATIACLQAENACFCHSVGSAPGDAAGSDLLLTPLDDGYVVEAVSKKGETLLGSSLLAAGKKKAAQAKKLREQALKDMGDPQDFGPAKDKLLALFDDMGFWEDVSAKCISCGACTYLCPTCYCFNITDENSGLTGRRVRSWDNCMSFQFTMEASGHNPRPTKAHRLKNRVGHKFSYYPALHEGIIACCGCGRCIKSCPVSVDIREIVAKAMAHQPPAVEEAAK; from the coding sequence ATGGCCGAGGCCAAATTCATAGCAAACGACAAGCTGACGGCCTGGCTGGACGAATTGTCCGCGACGATGCGGGTGCTCGCTCCGACCAGACAAGGCGACGCGATGGTCTTTGCCCCGTATGTCCCGGGCCAAAATGTGGAAATGGGCCAGGAGGCAACGGCCCCGCCCAAAAGCGCCGTCTTCCCGGCCAGCGAGGATCTGCTGCGCTACGACTACCGCAAGAACCCCGAAGATCTGGGTCAGGTGGACGTGGAACTGCTGCCGACCATCACCCCGGAGCCGACCCTGGTTTTTGGTTCCCGGCCCTGCGGTGCTCGGGGGTTCCTGGTTTTTGACCGGGTCTACGACGGCGCGAAATATAAAGACCCTTACTATCTGGCTCGCAGAGAAGCCACGGTGTTCGCCACGATAGCCTGCCTTCAAGCCGAGAACGCCTGTTTCTGTCACAGCGTGGGCTCCGCTCCCGGGGACGCCGCGGGTTCGGACCTGCTCCTGACGCCCTTGGACGACGGGTACGTGGTGGAGGCGGTGAGCAAGAAGGGAGAAACCTTGCTGGGCAGCTCCCTGCTTGCGGCCGGGAAGAAAAAGGCCGCCCAGGCCAAGAAGCTGCGGGAGCAGGCCCTGAAAGACATGGGCGATCCCCAAGATTTCGGCCCGGCCAAGGATAAACTGCTGGCGTTGTTCGACGACATGGGCTTCTGGGAAGACGTCTCGGCTAAGTGTATCAGTTGCGGGGCCTGCACCTATCTCTGCCCCACCTGTTACTGCTTCAACATCACCGACGAAAATTCCGGATTGACCGGTCGGCGGGTGCGCTCCTGGGACAACTGCATGTCCTTTCAGTTCACCATGGAAGCCAGCGGCCACAACCCCCGCCCGACCAAGGCCCATCGCCTGAAGAATCGGGTCGGGCACAAGTTCAGCTATTATCCGGCCCTGCATGAGGGGATCATTGCCTGTTGCGGCTGCGGCCGGTGCATCAAGAGCTGTCCGGTGAGCGTGGACATCCGGGAAATCGTGGCCAAGGCCATGGCCCATCAACCACCGGCTGTCGAGGAGGCCGCGAAATGA
- a CDS encoding 4Fe-4S dicluster domain-containing protein — protein MTILTQLKEQITAQLPKLDMVIGWERGYDALHATPLFIRAAEDVERLQIGPLAVHNTATYLTGLKNKKVGVVVKGCDSRAVIQLQQEGLINRENVVVFGFPCDGVVDLTKLRRHIGDIGRVKEAKASSSELQLTLDGQEQQMALADVLADKCTRCRFPNALVHDHFAGTPREAHAATDDYPDVLAFESQPLEARFEHWKQEMSRCIRCYACRNACPMCVCRDHCVAQSRDPHWVTQEDAVREKWMFQVIHAMHLAGRCVECGECQRACPVDIPILALKRKLNKEIKEVFNHDAGVDPNAIPPLLSFQVEEENINERGW, from the coding sequence GTGACGATTCTCACGCAACTCAAGGAACAGATAACGGCGCAACTGCCGAAGCTGGACATGGTCATCGGCTGGGAACGGGGCTACGACGCGCTGCATGCCACGCCCTTGTTCATCCGCGCGGCTGAGGACGTGGAGCGGCTGCAAATCGGGCCCCTGGCCGTACACAACACAGCGACCTATCTCACCGGCCTGAAGAACAAGAAGGTCGGCGTGGTGGTCAAGGGCTGCGACAGCCGGGCCGTGATTCAGTTGCAGCAGGAAGGACTGATCAACCGCGAAAACGTGGTGGTCTTCGGCTTTCCTTGCGACGGAGTGGTGGACCTGACCAAGCTGCGCCGCCATATCGGCGACATCGGCAGGGTCAAGGAGGCCAAGGCATCATCCTCGGAATTGCAATTGACCCTGGACGGCCAGGAGCAGCAGATGGCCTTGGCCGACGTTTTGGCGGACAAGTGTACGCGCTGCCGCTTTCCCAACGCCCTGGTCCACGACCATTTCGCGGGTACGCCCCGGGAAGCCCATGCCGCGACCGACGACTACCCCGACGTCCTGGCCTTTGAATCCCAACCCCTGGAAGCCCGGTTCGAGCACTGGAAGCAGGAAATGAGCCGCTGCATCCGCTGCTACGCCTGCCGCAACGCCTGCCCGATGTGCGTCTGCCGGGACCATTGCGTGGCCCAGAGTCGTGATCCGCACTGGGTGACCCAGGAGGACGCGGTTCGGGAGAAATGGATGTTCCAGGTGATCCACGCCATGCACTTGGCCGGGCGCTGCGTGGAGTGCGGGGAGTGCCAGCGGGCCTGTCCGGTGGACATCCCGATTCTGGCGCTGAAGCGCAAGCTGAACAAGGAAATCAAGGAAGTCTTCAACCACGATGCCGGTGTTGATCCCAACGCAATACCGCCATTGCTCTCCTTCCAGGTGGAAGAGGAGAACATCAACGAGCGAGGTTGGTGA